One part of the Gadus macrocephalus chromosome 8, ASM3116895v1 genome encodes these proteins:
- the LOC132463218 gene encoding uncharacterized protein LOC132463218, translated as MIYEQLFLFRSGLYSQRLQQSGSGAGSCRWMLARSRSVLQEQTVEVMEAVVWRCSSGGPWRSSGGARREVHGGRLEALAAGGGKAGSRAAQRMQNEGLRRRSWRQRPGRQRPAWRRRWPGGPGGVQPGRGGMEGQVAAPHPKGLEVANLEGLETAKVLEATAVLEATAGLEVEANLEVLESVGLEAASWRARRRRPGGPGGGVLEGPEAAASWRARRRRRRRPGGPGGGGGQNQVCHLVADEGIVTRVQLS; from the exons atgatttatgaacagttgtttttgttcaggagcggattgtactcccagaggcttcaacagagcgggtctggagctgggagctgcaggtggatgttggccaggagccgttcagtcctacaggaacagacgg tagaggtgatggaggcggtcgtctggaggtgctcgtctggaggtccgtggcggtcgtctggaggtgctcgacgtgaggtccatggcggtcgtctggaggcgctcgctgcaggtggagggaaggccgggagccgtgcagcccaacggatgcagaacg aaggactgaggcggaggtcctggaggcagaggccagggaggcagaggccagcctggaggcggcggtggcctggaggtcctggaggcgtccaacctggaaggggcggcatggagggccaggtggcggctcctcatcca aagggcctggaggtggccaacctggaaggcctggagacggccaaggtcctggaggcaacggcggtcctggaggcaacggcgggcctggaggtggaggccaacctggaggtcctggagtcggtgggcctggaggcggcgtcctggagggcccggcggcggcgtcctggagggcccggaggcggcgtcctggagggcccggaggcggcggcgtcctggagggcccggaggcggcggcggcggcgtcctggagggcccggaggcggcggcggacaaaatcaagtctgccacctggtggctgatgaGGGCATAGTAACTCGG gttcaattaagttga